A region of the Microbacterium sp. SL75 genome:
GCCAGAGCATCGTCTGCTCCCTCGATCTCGGCGCGCTCGAGGTAGTCGGACAACAGGGGCGCCACCGCTCGGGGGAAGCGGAAGCGTGCGACGACCTCGTCATCGGTGGGTGCGAAGAGCTCGGGCACCGGGTCGGCGCCGTGCACGGCCGCGATGTCGGTGACGCACGCGTCGCTGACGCGGTCGAGATGGAAGGTGCGTACGGCCTGTCGCAGGTGATCCCAGCCCTGCAGGTACCACTGCCCGTTCGCGATGTGCACCTTGATCGGGTCGACCGTTCGGGTGATGGGGTCGGCACCGGGGGCGTGATAGGTGAAGGTCACGGCGACGCGCGAGCGCAGGGCCTCGTCGACCACGTCGCGCACGCCGTCGACGGGACCCGGGGCGACGATGACGGCGGCCGGAGCGGTCGCGGCGCCCCGCGCGAGCTTCGACAGGAGCTCGGTGACGAGCTCGCTATCCCCGAAGCCCGGCAGACTCCGCGCCAGCTGAAGGCCTGCCAGCAGCGCCGCCGCCTCACGTGCGGTCAGGCGCGGAGATCGCTCCAGACCCACGGTGTTCGTGATGGCGATCACATCGTCGCGATCCAGCAGATCCCAGTCGATGTCGAACAGGTCGTGGGGAAGCTGCCAGTACCCCCGCTCGCCGGGCAGACCGATCACGGTCAGACGCTCGACCATCGCGCGCATCTGGTCGGGGGCGACCTCGAACTCCGCCGCGGCCTCGGCGACCGAGACCTCGCCCTTGCCCAGGAGGTAGGGGACGAGCTGCAGCAGGAGCGCGGCGCGGTCGAGAGCGGCGACGGGACGGTCGGTGCTCACGCGGCACCCCCGTGGAGAGCGAGCGTCGCCTCGAGCCGGCGGATGACCTCGGAGCGCAGGTCCGCGGGCTCGACGACGCGCACCTCGGGGCCGTACGAGGCGAGCTCGTCGGCGAAGACGTGCAGGTCCACGTACGGGACGTAGATGCCCTGGGGCGCCGCTTGGGCGCGGCGGTCGAGCCGCAGCGCCGCCTCGGTGCCGGGGTGCACTTCCAGCAGAGCGCGTTGACGGGCGGCGACGGCGCGCAGGCCGTCGAGCGCGCGCTCCCCCGCGCCCTCGCGCTGTTCGGCGGGGAAGCTCTTGCGCGTGGCCGCCACCTCGCCGACGATCCGCGAGAGAAGGAAGGTGCGATCCGCGTCGACGTTGAGGTCGTAGCCGTAGACATGCCACCGTGCCTCGTACTCGACGAGCGCGAGGGGCTGCACGCGTCGCTCTCGCGGCCGTGCTTCTCCGGGTCGAAGGTAGGCGAAGGTCACGACACGGCATTGCTCGATCGCCCGCTGGAGGGCGGCGAACGAGGCGTCGCGCACGCGGATGCGCGGGGCATAGCCGATGATCGGCTCGTCGACGGGGATGCCGAGGGCCCGGATCTTGCGCAGTCCGCTGCGCGCGTCGGCGGACAGCGACTCGCTCCCCCAGACGCCCCCCGCGATGTTCAGCAATGCGACCTCGGCGGGGCTGAACGTGATGTCCTCGGGAAGCGCGTACTCGGCGGTCGGCACGCGGTAGCGCGCTTCGCGAAGGTCGTCGGGGTCCGCGCGATTGCCGATCGTCTCGATCGGCACGCCCAGGCCGCGCAGGCTCTCTTTGTCGCGCTCGAACATCTTCTCGAGTGCGTCTTTCGACGCGCCCGCTTCGAGCTGTTCGCGGTAGCCGGCCACCGACGACAAGATGGTGTCCTTCGTCAGCCCCTGCTCGGTCGCCATGAGGGCGACGACGAGGTTCACCAGACGCTCCTCGGGAGCGCTGCGGGACACGGTGGCGGGCACCCGCCCATCCTAGGCGTCGAGCGCGGAGCGGGTGCAGAGCAGTGCGTTCCGCGACCGCCCGAGACAACCCCGCGTCAGCGGATGCCGATCAGCTGACGGTCCCGAGTACGTCGATGACGTAGACGAGAGCCGCATTGGCGGGCGCCTTGAGGATCTGCTGATCCTGCGCGGTCTGATCGGCCGGGACGACGACGAGCACCTGCGAACCGACGGTCTGTCCCTCGAGTGCCGAGGCGAGGGCCGGCGGCAACTGCGACACGGTCGCCTGCCCGGGCGCGCCGTTCTTCCACGTCGAGGCGAAGGTGGTGGTCGCGCCCCACGCGACGCCCTGGACGTGGATGACGACCGACGAGTCGGCGGCCAGCACGTCGCCGTCGCCCTTCTTGATGGTCTGCGAACGCACCTGCGTGGGCGCGTCACCGGCGGGCATGACCACACCGGGAGTGCCGTCGGGAGCCCGCACGACCGAGGGCATGCCCGAGTCGGCGTTGTACTGGTCGGCGCCGTCGGCCGCGGGGAGGAAGACCTTGCGCACATCGAAGACGAAGACCGCGCCGTCGCCCTCGTTGACGCCGAGAGCCTGAGCACCCTGGGTACCCAGCTCGGAGCCGGGGATGGCCACGGCGACGCGCGACCCCTCGGCCACGCAGTGCAGCAACGGCGCGATCGCGGGGATCGCCTGCGTCAGGCGCGGCAGGGGCGTCGCCGACTTCACGTCGGCGGCGTAGGTCGTCGCGACCAGCTGCGAGCCGGTGGCGGCGTCGAACACCGTCACGTCGACGAGCGAGAGCTGGTCGTCGCTCGTGATGCGCTGCCCGTCGCCCTGGATGAGTGTCTGCGTACCGGCGGTCTCGGGGATGAAGGGCGAGCGCACCGACACGGTGGGCGCGGTGCCGAAGTCGCCGCTGGCCTCGACCACCGAGGCGATCGCACTGTCGGTGGTCGAGGCGATCGCACTGTCGGTGGGCGTCGGGCACGACGAAGAGGCGGATGCCGAGCACCCGACGAGGCCGAATCCGGCCAGGGCGGTCACGGCCACGAGAGCGGGGAGTCTACGCACCGGAACAGTTTAGGCGGTCGAACCGGGCTCCTCCGACGAGGCGCCCGCGACGGACTGCCGGACCCCCTCGGCGGACTTCTGCGCCTCGCGCACACGCTTGCGGAGATTCTTGTCGGTGATCTGACGATCCCCCACGGCCCCGGGGGTCCACAGCTCCACGTCTTCGTCGCCGTAGCTCGACTTCGACGCTCGGCGCTTGACCTCGGGAGGAATCGCGCCGGGCGCCAGGCGGCGCGCGGTGATGAGGAAGCCCGTGTGCGCCACCATACGGTGGTCGGGGCGGACCGCGAGGCCCTCGACGTGCCACCCGCGGACCATGGTCTCGCTGGCATCCGGCTCGGTGAACAGCCCGGTCGCGCGGATGTACTCGGCCACGCGGCTGAGCTGGGTGGCGGTGGCGATGTAGCAGAGCACGACACCGCCCGGGGTCAGGGCGTCGGCCGCGGCGTCGATGCACTCCCACGGCGCGAGCATGTCGAGCACGATGCGGTCGACGGAGGCGGGGGCCACGGCATCCGGGAGGCTCTCGACCAGATCGCCGACGACGACCTCCCAGGTCGCGGGCAGCTCGCCGTGGAACGTCTCGACGTTGGCGCGGGCGACCTCGGCGAACTCCTCACGGCGCTCGAACGAGAGCAGCCGACCCGCCGGGCCGATCGCGCGCAGCAGCCACAGCGACAACGCACCCGACCCGACGCCGGCTTCGACGACGGTGGCGCCGGGGAAGATGTCGGCCTGCGCGAGGATCTGTGCGGCGTCCTTCGGGTAGACGATCGCGGC
Encoded here:
- a CDS encoding FKBP-type peptidyl-prolyl cis-trans isomerase, whose translation is MRRLPALVAVTALAGFGLVGCSASASSSCPTPTDSAIASTTDSAIASVVEASGDFGTAPTVSVRSPFIPETAGTQTLIQGDGQRITSDDQLSLVDVTVFDAATGSQLVATTYAADVKSATPLPRLTQAIPAIAPLLHCVAEGSRVAVAIPGSELGTQGAQALGVNEGDGAVFVFDVRKVFLPAADGADQYNADSGMPSVVRAPDGTPGVVMPAGDAPTQVRSQTIKKGDGDVLAADSSVVIHVQGVAWGATTTFASTWKNGAPGQATVSQLPPALASALEGQTVGSQVLVVVPADQTAQDQQILKAPANAALVYVIDVLGTVS
- a CDS encoding tRNA (adenine-N1)-methyltransferase; the encoded protein is MSETPHLSGPFRVGDRVQLTGPKGRMHTITLREAGELHTHNGVLKHELLVGQPDGSVVTNSSGHEYLAVRPLLRDFVMSMPRGAAIVYPKDAAQILAQADIFPGATVVEAGVGSGALSLWLLRAIGPAGRLLSFERREEFAEVARANVETFHGELPATWEVVVGDLVESLPDAVAPASVDRIVLDMLAPWECIDAAADALTPGGVVLCYIATATQLSRVAEYIRATGLFTEPDASETMVRGWHVEGLAVRPDHRMVAHTGFLITARRLAPGAIPPEVKRRASKSSYGDEDVELWTPGAVGDRQITDKNLRKRVREAQKSAEGVRQSVAGASSEEPGSTA
- a CDS encoding helix-turn-helix transcriptional regulator, with the protein product MPATVSRSAPEERLVNLVVALMATEQGLTKDTILSSVAGYREQLEAGASKDALEKMFERDKESLRGLGVPIETIGNRADPDDLREARYRVPTAEYALPEDITFSPAEVALLNIAGGVWGSESLSADARSGLRKIRALGIPVDEPIIGYAPRIRVRDASFAALQRAIEQCRVVTFAYLRPGEARPRERRVQPLALVEYEARWHVYGYDLNVDADRTFLLSRIVGEVAATRKSFPAEQREGAGERALDGLRAVAARQRALLEVHPGTEAALRLDRRAQAAPQGIYVPYVDLHVFADELASYGPEVRVVEPADLRSEVIRRLEATLALHGGAA
- a CDS encoding WYL domain-containing protein, with amino-acid sequence MSTDRPVAALDRAALLLQLVPYLLGKGEVSVAEAAAEFEVAPDQMRAMVERLTVIGLPGERGYWQLPHDLFDIDWDLLDRDDVIAITNTVGLERSPRLTAREAAALLAGLQLARSLPGFGDSELVTELLSKLARGAATAPAAVIVAPGPVDGVRDVVDEALRSRVAVTFTYHAPGADPITRTVDPIKVHIANGQWYLQGWDHLRQAVRTFHLDRVSDACVTDIAAVHGADPVPELFAPTDDEVVARFRFPRAVAPLLSDYLERAEIEGADDALAVASLRLADEQSLKRLAARRGGEVELLEPAGARRAAAAWAAAGLAQYTPES